tgcttttgctgattTGCATTGTTTGAGTTGTGATTTTTAATGGTGCTGTCATCCTCCTTTcctcttcttttcttttccacTCCTCTCTGTCTGCATTGTTTATCTCTCTTGTGACTCCATCGCTGACTCCTTAGAGCAGATAACATTTTCGTCGCCAACAGGAGCAGGTGCAGTGCACATGGCGATAATAGCGACACAGGCACTTCAGATACTTGTATCCGGCACAGCAGtgatgcgaatgcgaatgatAATGCGAATGCGAGTAGCAGGAGAGATCATG
This is a stretch of genomic DNA from Drosophila albomicans strain 15112-1751.03 chromosome 3, ASM965048v2, whole genome shotgun sequence. It encodes these proteins:
- the LOC117569115 gene encoding uncharacterized protein LOC117569115 — protein: MCDCGCYSYCSHDLSCYSHSHYHSHSHHCCAGYKYLKCLCRYYRHVHCTCSCWRRKCYLL